In one Nicotiana tomentosiformis chromosome 6, ASM39032v3, whole genome shotgun sequence genomic region, the following are encoded:
- the LOC104103689 gene encoding uncharacterized protein: protein MEAQKSQSKLTRTKSSLLRSSPTLRSSSLHSISDDEPDIEEQKPHKTGSVPVRTVSSSGPARAAPVITISLLSIYTLFYFFNRDGMSTSENLLIALIFIAILLFFTGKNKSTIHQCFNGLKTMCNEYGKKLGLISSSNNKSKVQWFIGERKVDGKEKQIVREGVEVYSNGDMYEGEFHKGKCNGSGVYTFFVKGRYEGEWIDGRYDGYGIEGWARGSKYRGQYRQGLRHGYGVYKFYTGDTYAGEWCNGQSHGIGVQSCSDGSCYIGEFKRGVKHGLGCYHFRNGDRYAGEYFGDKIHGFGVYHFANGHCYEGSWHEGRKQGYGMYTFRNGDSRCGEWASGNLNTPLPQLTDAVLQAVQAARKAAENAINIRRADGQVNKAVMAANRAATAARVAAIKAVQNQMHGKFCDTNNYY, encoded by the exons ATGGAGGCTCAGAAAAGTCAGTCGAAGCTGACGAGGACTAAGTCTTCACTTCTCCGGTCGTCTCCTACTCTCCGGTCCTCGTCCCTCCACAGCATATCTGATGATGAACCGGACATTGAAGAACAGAAGCCCCACAAAACCGGTTCAGTACCGGTTCGAACGGTTTCATCTTCCGGTCCGGCCAGGGCAGCTCCTGTTATAACAATTTCCTTGCTATCTATATACACACTGTTCTATTTCTTCAACAGGGATGGCATGTCCACGTCGGAAAATCTCCTCATCGCACTGATTTTCATTGCCATTTTGTTGTTCTTCACCGGAAAAAACAAGAGTACAATTCATCAATGTTTTAACGGTTTGAAAACCATGTGTAATGAGTACGGGAAGAAACTCGGTTTAATATCTAGTAGTAATAATAAGAGTAAAGTGCAATGGTTCATTGGGGAGCGAAAAGTAGATGGGAAAGAGAAGCAAATAGTGAGAGAAGGAGTGGAAGTTTACAGCAATGGTGACATGTATGAGGGGGAATTTCATAAGGGGAAGTGTAACGGGAGTGGTGTCTACACGTTTTTTGTGAAAGGGAGATATGAAGGAGAGTGGATAGATGGGAGGTATGATGGGTATGGGATAGAGGGCTGGGCTAGAGGTAGCAAATATAGAGGGCAGTATAGGCAAGGATTGAGGCATGGCTATGGTGTGTATAAATTCTATACTGGAGATACTTATGCTGGGGAATGGTGTAATGGGCAGAGTCATGGAATTGGAGTTCAGAGTTGCTCCGATGGGAGCTGTTACATCGGTGAATTTAAACGCGGTGTTAAACACGGCCTTGGCTGTTACCATTTCAG GAATGGGGATCGATATGCGGGGGAATATTTTGGAGACAAGATTCATGGTTTTGGTGTGTATCACTTTGCCAATGGGCATTGCTATGAAGGGTCATGGCATGAAGGTCGTAAGCAAGGTTACGGAATGTACACTTTTAGAAATGGTGATTCAAGGTGTGGAGAGTGGGCCTCTGGGAATCTCAATACTCCATTGCCCCAACTTACTGATGCCGTCCTCCAAGCCGTTCAG GCAGCTAGAAAGGCAGCAGAGAATGCAATTAACATACGTAGGGCGGATGGTCAAGTGAACAAGGCAGTGATGGCAGCAAACAGAGCTGCCACTGCTGCCAGAGTTGCTGCTATTAAAGCAGTTCAAAACCAGATGCATGGAAAATTTTGCGATACTAACAATTACTACTAA